In Microbacterium foliorum, the following proteins share a genomic window:
- the csrA gene encoding carbon storage regulator CsrA — translation MLVLTRRANESIVIGDDITVTILAVTPSGVRVGIDAPRDKRINRAEIVLAVSDANQEAVQTSSDESAESALLSALGRTTPAP, via the coding sequence ATGCTGGTACTCACGAGACGCGCCAACGAGAGCATCGTGATAGGTGACGACATCACCGTCACCATTCTCGCAGTGACGCCCAGCGGCGTCCGCGTCGGCATCGATGCTCCTCGGGACAAGCGCATCAATCGGGCCGAGATCGTCCTCGCTGTCAGTGATGCGAACCAGGAAGCCGTCCAGACGTCATCTGACGAGTCCGCGGAATCGGCTCTCCTCAGCGCCTTGGGGCGAACGACCCCCGCCCCCTGA
- a CDS encoding flagellar biosynthesis protein FlhA, whose protein sequence is MIGQLLSKATVPVGVVGIILLLIVPIPTGLLDVLIVLNISFALLILLTAMFIKKPLDFSVFPSLLLVATLFRLGLNVASTRLVLSEAHAGQVIQAFGQITISGSLVIGAVIFLILTVIQFVVVTKGAERVAEVGARFTLDAMPGKQMAIDADLNAGLITDAEARKRRAEVAAEADFYGAMDGASKFVKGDAIAGIVIVVINFVGGIIIGMVQHGMEVGDALETYSILTIGDGLVTQIPALLMAVSTGMIVTRENAESEMGQAAGRQLMQSRNALVITGLAAIAMGFIPGMPLVIFLAIGAVLLFAASRVKANEDRNAALEADALQQEAVDAGAEGPEELMDRMRVHALEISLSPDIVDLASGGAGDLLTRVKSLRRKLALDIGILMPPVRTRDNIDLPAQTYSILIAGVEAGRGSVPRGHVLAIGTGLEQLPGTAVVDPVFGLEGKWVPAEMSHAADMAGATVIDRASVIITHLSDIVQSQADRLLSLEDVRQLTEHLKQSSPATVEELTPAVLSLAAIQRVLAGLLAERVPINDLARIYEALALRGKASTETAGLIDAARAALGPAIASRFAENGRIRVVMFEPMLEQQMLEGMRVVDGHPQIVLTPESTMQVLENVRRTVAELDQVGPEPVLVCAPSLRQAVRRMVSSQVSGLPVLSYDEAAAGALATDVVGVVRMTQSALPSAAV, encoded by the coding sequence ATGATCGGTCAGCTGTTGTCCAAGGCGACGGTGCCCGTCGGGGTGGTGGGCATCATCCTCCTGCTCATCGTGCCCATCCCGACCGGACTCCTCGACGTCCTCATCGTGCTGAACATCTCGTTCGCGCTGCTGATCCTTCTCACCGCGATGTTCATCAAGAAGCCGCTCGACTTCTCGGTCTTCCCCAGCCTGCTGCTCGTCGCGACGCTCTTCCGGCTCGGTCTGAACGTCGCGTCCACGCGCCTCGTGCTCAGCGAGGCGCATGCGGGCCAGGTGATCCAGGCATTCGGGCAGATCACGATCAGCGGGTCCCTCGTGATCGGCGCGGTGATCTTCCTCATCCTCACCGTCATCCAGTTCGTCGTCGTCACCAAGGGTGCAGAGCGTGTCGCCGAGGTCGGAGCCCGATTCACCCTCGATGCCATGCCGGGCAAGCAGATGGCGATCGACGCCGATCTGAACGCCGGACTGATCACCGACGCCGAGGCGCGCAAGCGGCGCGCCGAGGTGGCTGCGGAGGCCGACTTCTACGGCGCGATGGACGGTGCGTCGAAGTTCGTCAAGGGTGACGCGATCGCGGGAATCGTGATCGTCGTCATCAACTTCGTCGGCGGCATCATCATCGGCATGGTGCAGCACGGCATGGAGGTCGGCGACGCGCTCGAGACCTACAGCATCCTGACGATCGGCGACGGTCTGGTCACCCAGATCCCCGCGCTGCTGATGGCCGTGTCGACCGGCATGATCGTGACTCGCGAGAACGCCGAATCCGAGATGGGTCAGGCTGCCGGTCGCCAGCTCATGCAGTCGCGCAACGCCCTCGTGATCACCGGCCTCGCGGCCATCGCCATGGGCTTCATCCCCGGGATGCCTCTGGTGATCTTCCTGGCGATCGGGGCGGTGCTGCTGTTCGCAGCGTCCCGCGTCAAGGCGAACGAGGACCGCAATGCCGCACTCGAGGCCGATGCGCTGCAGCAGGAGGCCGTCGACGCCGGCGCCGAGGGGCCGGAAGAGCTCATGGACAGGATGCGCGTGCATGCCCTGGAGATCTCGCTGTCTCCGGACATCGTCGACCTGGCGTCGGGGGGAGCAGGGGATCTGCTCACCCGGGTGAAGTCCCTTCGTCGCAAACTCGCTCTCGACATCGGCATCCTCATGCCGCCGGTGCGCACGCGTGACAACATCGATCTGCCGGCACAGACCTACTCGATCCTGATCGCCGGAGTCGAGGCCGGGCGCGGATCGGTGCCGCGCGGACACGTGCTCGCGATCGGCACGGGTCTCGAGCAGCTTCCCGGCACGGCCGTGGTCGACCCCGTGTTCGGCCTCGAGGGCAAGTGGGTTCCCGCCGAGATGTCGCACGCAGCCGACATGGCGGGTGCGACGGTGATCGATCGGGCCAGCGTGATCATCACCCACCTCTCGGACATCGTGCAGAGTCAGGCCGATCGGCTGCTCTCCCTCGAAGACGTGCGCCAGCTGACCGAGCACCTGAAGCAGTCCAGCCCCGCGACGGTCGAGGAGCTCACACCGGCCGTGCTGTCGCTCGCCGCGATCCAGCGCGTCCTGGCGGGGCTTCTCGCCGAGCGGGTGCCGATCAACGATCTCGCCCGCATCTACGAGGCGCTCGCCCTTCGAGGCAAGGCCTCGACCGAGACCGCGGGGCTGATCGACGCGGCGAGGGCGGCACTCGGACCGGCGATCGCCTCGCGCTTCGCCGAGAACGGGCGGATCCGGGTCGTCATGTTCGAGCCGATGCTCGAACAGCAGATGCTCGAGGGGATGCGCGTCGTCGACGGTCATCCGCAGATCGTGCTGACGCCGGAGTCGACCATGCAGGTGCTCGAGAACGTGCGGCGCACCGTCGCCGAGCTCGACCAGGTGGGTCCGGAACCGGTGCTCGTGTGCGCTCCATCTCTGCGTCAGGCTGTGCGGCGCATGGTGTCGTCGCAGGTCAGCGGCCTCCCCGTGCTGTCGTACGACGAGGCTGCGGCAGGCGCACTCGCGACCGATGTGGTGGGGGTGGTGCGCATGACGCAGTCGGCTCTGCCGAGCGCAGCGGTCTAG
- a CDS encoding EscU/YscU/HrcU family type III secretion system export apparatus switch protein, whose amino-acid sequence MSESDSGERSEKATERRLKEARKKGQIGRSQDFTAWVCIAAAAVMMVPTIASGTQVVTELFLAVTPVAMNPTDEAALDVLGSAIASLGGILLPMLVVVLLATTATAVAQGGIHLRGVTMRTEQFNIVSGMKRVFGQQALWEGAKALLKTVAIGLALWIVVSGLVPVLMASGSHNITWLLEQAAGGAVALLQVAVAVGILLAAIDVAVVMRRNRKHTHMTKNEAKDEHKKSEGDPLVRSQRRSRQLAMSRNRMIAAVGESDVVLVNPTHVAVALRYEPGKSAPRVVAKGAGIVAQKIRERAEEAGVPMIKDIPLARALHSACEIGREIPEELYTAVAQVLAFIEHLKRRGSARGTHTMPFANTRDRGL is encoded by the coding sequence ATGAGCGAGTCCGACAGCGGCGAACGCTCCGAGAAGGCGACCGAGCGTCGCCTGAAGGAGGCACGGAAGAAGGGGCAGATCGGCCGCAGCCAGGACTTCACCGCCTGGGTCTGCATCGCGGCCGCCGCCGTGATGATGGTGCCGACGATCGCCTCGGGCACGCAGGTGGTCACCGAGCTCTTCCTCGCCGTGACACCCGTCGCGATGAACCCCACCGACGAGGCGGCTCTGGACGTGCTCGGCTCGGCGATCGCATCGCTCGGCGGCATCCTGCTGCCGATGCTGGTGGTCGTACTCCTCGCGACGACGGCCACCGCTGTCGCTCAGGGCGGCATACATCTGCGGGGCGTGACGATGCGCACCGAGCAGTTCAACATCGTGTCCGGGATGAAGCGGGTGTTCGGGCAGCAGGCGCTCTGGGAGGGCGCCAAGGCGCTGCTGAAGACGGTGGCGATCGGGCTCGCGCTCTGGATCGTCGTCTCAGGGCTCGTGCCTGTGCTCATGGCCAGCGGCAGTCACAACATCACCTGGCTGCTCGAGCAGGCGGCCGGGGGAGCGGTCGCGCTGCTGCAGGTCGCCGTCGCCGTGGGCATCCTGCTGGCCGCGATCGACGTGGCCGTGGTGATGCGACGCAATCGCAAGCACACCCACATGACGAAGAACGAAGCCAAGGACGAGCACAAGAAGAGTGAGGGCGACCCGCTCGTGCGGTCCCAGCGCCGTTCGCGCCAGCTCGCCATGAGCCGCAATCGCATGATCGCCGCGGTCGGCGAGAGCGATGTCGTTCTCGTGAACCCCACGCACGTCGCGGTCGCGCTGCGGTACGAGCCGGGCAAATCGGCCCCTCGGGTCGTGGCGAAGGGGGCGGGGATCGTCGCGCAGAAGATCCGCGAGAGGGCGGAGGAGGCCGGCGTGCCGATGATCAAGGACATCCCGCTCGCGCGTGCACTGCATTCCGCCTGCGAGATCGGGCGGGAGATCCCGGAAGAGCTCTACACCGCCGTCGCCCAGGTGCTCGCCTTCATCGAGCATCTCAAGCGCCGCGGGTCGGCCAGGGGGACGCACACGATGCCCTTCGCGAACACCAGGGACCGCGGCCTCTGA
- a CDS encoding flagellar biosynthetic protein FliR gives MNIPIDFTWLEATSLACVRITAFLVLAPPFSHGTIPMRVRAMLGVGLALAVSPVVTAGYERLDTGAFMLALAGQALTGALLGFLVMVLFSAIQGAGHLVDTFGGFQLAQAFDPGMAINGAQFTRLFQMTAIMLLFASDGYQLVLGGLFRSFDAVPVTGMIDLAKPAEALVGAAGQMMLSAVQIAGPLLIVLFLADVGLGLVSRVAPALNAFAMGFPIKIGLTLLLVGFVYAALPSVVAAIAEEAARLLLGVTR, from the coding sequence ATGAACATCCCCATCGACTTCACGTGGCTGGAGGCGACCTCCCTCGCCTGCGTGCGGATCACGGCCTTCCTGGTGCTGGCTCCGCCCTTCAGCCACGGCACGATCCCGATGCGGGTCCGCGCGATGCTCGGCGTGGGTCTCGCTCTCGCGGTGTCGCCGGTGGTGACAGCGGGGTATGAGCGCCTCGACACCGGAGCCTTCATGCTCGCCCTGGCGGGGCAGGCCCTGACAGGCGCGCTCCTCGGTTTTCTCGTGATGGTGCTCTTCAGCGCGATCCAGGGCGCCGGTCATCTCGTCGACACCTTCGGCGGGTTCCAGCTGGCGCAGGCGTTCGACCCCGGCATGGCGATCAACGGCGCGCAGTTCACCCGGCTGTTCCAGATGACCGCGATCATGCTGCTGTTCGCCTCGGACGGATACCAGCTCGTGCTCGGAGGTCTGTTCCGATCGTTCGACGCGGTGCCGGTCACCGGGATGATCGATCTCGCGAAACCGGCGGAGGCACTCGTGGGCGCTGCCGGGCAGATGATGCTCAGCGCCGTGCAGATCGCCGGCCCGCTGCTCATCGTGCTCTTCCTCGCAGACGTCGGGCTCGGACTGGTCAGCCGCGTCGCGCCGGCCCTGAACGCGTTCGCGATGGGCTTCCCGATCAAGATCGGCCTCACCCTGCTGCTCGTCGGGTTCGTCTACGCGGCGCTGCCCAGCGTGGTCGCGGCCATCGCGGAGGAGGCCGCGAGGCTGCTTCTGGGGGTGACGCGATGA
- the fliQ gene encoding flagellar biosynthesis protein FliQ, protein MNPEAVIDIGQAALIVGAKLCAPLLITALVVGFAISLLQSITQVQEMTISFVPKLVAVGIALLVTGHWMIAEMIAFTNEMFARIPSLLNGG, encoded by the coding sequence ATGAACCCCGAGGCTGTCATCGACATCGGGCAGGCGGCGCTGATCGTGGGGGCGAAACTCTGCGCACCCCTGCTCATCACCGCCCTCGTGGTGGGATTCGCGATCTCGCTGCTGCAGTCCATCACCCAGGTGCAGGAGATGACGATCTCGTTCGTGCCGAAGCTCGTCGCGGTCGGCATCGCCCTGCTCGTGACCGGGCACTGGATGATCGCCGAGATGATCGCCTTCACGAACGAGATGTTCGCGCGGATCCCGTCGCTGCTGAACGGCGGCTGA
- the fliP gene encoding flagellar type III secretion system pore protein FliP (The bacterial flagellar biogenesis protein FliP forms a type III secretion system (T3SS)-type pore required for flagellar assembly.) gives MPVPAAVAASPSARAPRLPRRVWVILGGALVVATALVLLQAAGAHAAALLPAQIGDGDGDGVTINGINGAPSDSIMTLLGITVLSVAPALLLMMSSFTKIFVVLALTRNALSLPSIPPNQVLAGLSLFLTLFIMWPVLTDINVVAVAPFTDGQIDFGRAFELAQEPLRQWMLTYTREEDIALMHRAAQMENPADAASIPLQTLVPAFMISELRAAFLIGFIIFVPFLVIDLVVASALMSMGMMMLPPVMISLPFKILLFLLIDGWGMVITALVQSYNGGG, from the coding sequence GTGCCCGTACCCGCCGCAGTCGCCGCGTCGCCGTCTGCGCGCGCACCGCGACTGCCGCGTCGCGTGTGGGTGATTCTCGGTGGCGCATTGGTCGTCGCCACGGCGCTGGTGCTGCTGCAGGCTGCCGGTGCACATGCGGCCGCGCTGCTTCCGGCGCAGATCGGCGACGGTGATGGCGACGGCGTGACGATCAACGGCATCAACGGGGCGCCGTCCGACAGCATCATGACGCTGCTGGGCATCACCGTGCTCAGCGTCGCCCCGGCCCTGCTGCTGATGATGTCGAGCTTCACCAAGATCTTCGTCGTGCTCGCCCTCACCCGCAATGCGCTCTCGCTGCCGTCGATCCCGCCGAACCAGGTGCTCGCCGGGCTCAGCCTGTTCCTGACGCTGTTCATCATGTGGCCGGTGCTCACCGACATCAATGTCGTCGCGGTCGCGCCGTTCACCGACGGTCAGATCGACTTCGGCAGGGCCTTCGAGCTCGCGCAGGAGCCGCTGCGCCAATGGATGCTCACCTACACCCGCGAAGAGGACATCGCGCTCATGCACCGGGCGGCGCAGATGGAGAATCCCGCGGACGCCGCCAGCATCCCGCTGCAGACCCTGGTGCCGGCATTCATGATCAGCGAACTGCGCGCGGCCTTCCTGATCGGGTTCATCATCTTCGTCCCCTTCCTCGTGATCGACCTCGTCGTCGCCAGCGCGCTGATGTCGATGGGCATGATGATGCTGCCGCCGGTCATGATCTCGCTGCCGTTCAAGATCCTCCTGTTCCTGCTCATCGACGGCTGGGGCATGGTCATCACCGCGCTCGTCCAGTCGTACAACGGGGGTGGCTGA
- a CDS encoding flagellar biosynthetic protein FliO, whose translation MDDILVALRAIVALGAVLGLLLFLSRRLQKSQAKGMSPLAGLMPKKLAKLSELVPSRPAAAPRTRPEKITVVARSGIGGKAQLVVAEFGGIRYVLGVTEHGINVVDTQEAPPLAEEIVAQEKLPAVSEMPDDIVDRALRSVA comes from the coding sequence ATGGACGACATCCTCGTCGCACTCCGTGCGATCGTGGCGCTCGGAGCGGTGCTCGGCCTGCTGCTCTTCCTTAGCCGTCGCCTGCAGAAGTCGCAGGCCAAGGGGATGAGCCCGCTGGCCGGACTGATGCCGAAGAAGCTCGCCAAGCTGTCGGAGCTCGTGCCCTCGCGTCCGGCGGCAGCCCCGCGCACACGGCCGGAGAAGATCACCGTGGTGGCCCGGTCGGGCATCGGAGGCAAGGCGCAGCTCGTGGTGGCCGAGTTCGGCGGTATCCGCTACGTGCTCGGCGTGACCGAGCACGGGATCAACGTCGTCGACACACAGGAGGCTCCTCCGCTGGCGGAGGAGATCGTCGCGCAGGAGAAGCTGCCCGCTGTCTCCGAGATGCCTGACGACATCGTCGACCGCGCGCTGCGCTCCGTCGCCTGA
- a CDS encoding FliM/FliN family flagellar motor switch protein produces MSTFHETAIAAAIAGKLPFGYPVIPAPSTDPGASGEAVVVTFTGSPGARIAIQVVDPSQLEDGSKNAPLADRLHPIFEAATAVLGSGSLGDGAVVAAADVFTDAGTQVFDMVDADGSVVARAAVRIDGARSAAAAGPQRLNRIAGVEMELVVEIGRTRMPVRDVLSLEPGRVVELDRAAGSPADIKLNGRLIGHGTVVVAEGDFAIRVERILDGAETV; encoded by the coding sequence ATGAGCACCTTCCACGAAACCGCCATCGCCGCGGCGATCGCCGGCAAGCTGCCGTTCGGCTACCCCGTGATCCCGGCCCCCTCGACCGACCCCGGTGCGTCGGGTGAAGCGGTCGTCGTCACCTTCACCGGAAGTCCCGGCGCGCGCATCGCGATCCAGGTCGTCGATCCGTCGCAGCTCGAGGACGGCTCGAAGAACGCACCGCTGGCCGATCGACTGCATCCGATCTTCGAGGCGGCCACCGCCGTGCTCGGCAGCGGCTCGCTCGGCGACGGAGCGGTGGTCGCAGCCGCCGACGTCTTCACCGATGCGGGTACTCAGGTGTTCGACATGGTCGACGCCGACGGCAGCGTCGTCGCGCGCGCAGCAGTGCGCATCGACGGAGCCAGGTCTGCCGCGGCAGCGGGACCTCAGCGATTGAACCGCATCGCGGGCGTCGAGATGGAGCTCGTTGTCGAGATCGGACGAACGCGGATGCCGGTGCGTGACGTGCTCTCGCTCGAGCCGGGGCGTGTGGTCGAGCTCGACCGTGCCGCGGGGTCTCCCGCTGACATCAAACTGAACGGTCGCCTGATCGGGCACGGCACCGTCGTGGTCGCGGAGGGCGACTTCGCGATCCGGGTCGAGCGCATCCTCGACGGCGCAGAGACGGTCTGA
- a CDS encoding flagellar motor switch protein FliM: MNTTVEETVMTASAVLDDPAVRYPAYDFGRPAQLGRESTRHLEASFESFARLWSSQLTDKIRVRAHLALESVDLVSYEEYSDTLPGTTAMVAGSFADRDEPCVVQFGLDSALLWVVQMMGGRSTSLPAARTFTPIELALVRNLMEGTFEHLHASLGTLLPGAPRFSAVHYNPQYMQVISATAAVIVARYTMRLGDSESTATVMLPASAVVDRLAATESDAGSAHTPDHTLEQVRSTPLELTLRLAPITIGTGEILDLAPGDLLRLPHPETRPYELMAGQTRIALATPGSRGSRLTCKITTTHEETH, encoded by the coding sequence GTGAACACCACCGTCGAGGAGACCGTCATGACCGCATCCGCCGTGCTCGATGACCCCGCCGTGCGCTACCCGGCATACGATTTCGGACGCCCGGCCCAGCTCGGCCGCGAGAGCACCCGGCACCTCGAGGCGTCGTTCGAGTCGTTCGCCCGGCTGTGGTCGTCGCAGCTGACGGACAAGATCCGGGTGCGGGCGCACCTGGCGCTCGAGAGCGTCGACCTGGTGTCGTACGAGGAGTACTCCGATACGCTCCCCGGCACGACAGCCATGGTCGCGGGGTCGTTCGCCGATCGCGATGAGCCGTGCGTCGTGCAGTTCGGCCTCGACAGCGCCCTGCTCTGGGTCGTGCAGATGATGGGTGGCAGGAGCACGTCGCTTCCCGCAGCCCGCACCTTCACGCCGATCGAGCTCGCTCTCGTCCGCAACCTGATGGAGGGCACGTTCGAGCACCTTCACGCCAGCCTCGGCACCCTGCTTCCCGGGGCTCCGAGATTCAGCGCGGTGCACTACAACCCCCAGTACATGCAGGTCATCTCCGCCACGGCCGCGGTGATCGTCGCCCGCTACACCATGCGGCTGGGGGACTCGGAGTCGACGGCGACCGTCATGCTGCCCGCGTCCGCAGTGGTCGACCGTCTCGCAGCGACGGAATCGGATGCCGGCTCCGCTCATACGCCGGATCACACCCTCGAGCAGGTGCGCAGCACCCCGTTGGAGCTGACGCTGCGTCTCGCCCCCATCACGATCGGCACCGGCGAGATCCTCGACCTCGCACCGGGCGACCTGCTACGCCTGCCGCACCCTGAGACCCGGCCGTACGAGCTCATGGCGGGACAGACCCGGATCGCCCTCGCCACACCCGGCAGCAGGGGCTCGCGCCTCACCTGCAAGATCACGACCACCCATGAGGAGACCCACTGA
- a CDS encoding OmpA/MotB family protein translates to MSTARRARGRGHEDDSHDEPDERWAVSYADMVTVLMCLFIVLFAVSNVDKTKFEMLANSLATGFGQESTEGGADTAEGMIVPPELQDDDGVVDLAARAETEFETLVGLRDRMSTSLAAQGLQDTVQFVIDDRGLQVGLVGAETFFADNSTDLSAKADAVLDNIGDVLATVDNPVSVEGHADHRVSAAPFPTNWELSGGRATQVARFLVEHEGLGGPRVKATAFSDTRPIVPGDSPQALASNRRVDIVVESNEEEQVRALIPALAAAANE, encoded by the coding sequence GTGAGCACAGCCCGTCGGGCTCGCGGTCGCGGGCATGAGGATGACTCGCACGACGAGCCGGACGAGCGCTGGGCCGTCTCGTACGCCGATATGGTGACCGTGCTGATGTGCCTCTTCATCGTGCTGTTCGCGGTGTCGAACGTCGACAAGACGAAGTTCGAGATGCTCGCGAACAGCCTGGCGACGGGTTTCGGGCAGGAGAGCACCGAGGGCGGCGCCGACACGGCAGAGGGCATGATCGTGCCGCCCGAGCTGCAGGACGACGACGGCGTGGTCGACCTCGCCGCCCGTGCGGAAACCGAGTTCGAGACGCTCGTGGGCCTGCGTGATCGCATGAGCACATCGCTGGCAGCCCAGGGATTGCAGGACACCGTGCAGTTCGTGATCGACGATCGGGGACTCCAGGTCGGGCTCGTCGGCGCCGAGACCTTCTTCGCCGACAACAGCACCGATCTCTCGGCCAAGGCGGATGCTGTGCTCGACAACATCGGCGACGTGCTGGCCACGGTCGACAACCCGGTCAGCGTCGAGGGACACGCCGACCACAGAGTGTCGGCCGCCCCCTTTCCGACCAACTGGGAGCTCTCGGGAGGGCGCGCGACCCAGGTGGCTCGATTCCTCGTCGAGCATGAGGGCCTGGGCGGGCCACGCGTGAAGGCGACCGCGTTCTCCGACACTCGACCCATCGTGCCCGGCGACAGCCCCCAGGCACTCGCCAGCAACCGCAGAGTCGACATCGTCGTCGAGTCGAACGAGGAAGAGCAGGTGAGAGCGCTGATCCCCGCGCTCGCGGCTGCCGCGAACGAATGA
- a CDS encoding motility protein A, with protein MTVDPAFIIGVILAFGALVAMITMEGASFEALLIPAPMILVLGSTIGVGIASHTLRDTVLAAKSLGRMVRGPKSTPEAVIPFLVGYAEKARGEGLLALEQELDSAPDDFTRQALQALADGTDAEDLRMVMDDEIAAASSRSRIASKFFGSLGGYAPTIGIVGTVVSLTHVLEKLDEPDHLGPMIAAAFVATLWGLLSANFIWNPIAGRLGRIGAVELERMTLVSEAMLAIQAGSAPHLLQERLEALSTVKPNPGKQKREPEPAEGVQ; from the coding sequence GTGACCGTGGATCCCGCATTCATCATCGGCGTCATCCTGGCGTTCGGCGCTCTGGTCGCCATGATCACGATGGAGGGCGCGAGCTTCGAGGCTCTGCTCATTCCCGCGCCGATGATCCTCGTGCTCGGGTCGACGATCGGCGTGGGCATCGCCAGTCACACTCTGCGGGACACGGTCCTCGCGGCGAAGAGCCTGGGCCGCATGGTCCGCGGACCGAAGTCGACGCCGGAGGCGGTCATCCCGTTCCTCGTGGGCTACGCCGAGAAGGCGCGCGGTGAGGGTCTGCTCGCGCTCGAGCAGGAGCTCGACAGCGCACCGGACGACTTCACGAGGCAGGCGCTCCAGGCGCTCGCGGACGGAACCGATGCGGAGGATCTGCGCATGGTGATGGACGACGAGATCGCCGCCGCATCGTCGCGGAGCCGTATCGCATCGAAGTTCTTCGGTTCCTTGGGCGGATATGCGCCGACCATCGGCATCGTCGGCACGGTCGTGTCGCTGACCCACGTGCTCGAGAAGCTCGACGAACCCGACCACCTCGGTCCGATGATCGCCGCGGCCTTCGTCGCGACGCTCTGGGGCCTGCTCTCTGCCAACTTCATCTGGAACCCGATCGCCGGCCGACTGGGCAGGATCGGGGCCGTCGAGCTCGAGAGGATGACCCTCGTCTCCGAGGCGATGCTCGCGATCCAGGCCGGCAGTGCGCCCCACCTCCTGCAGGAGCGCCTCGAGGCGCTGTCGACCGTGAAGCCGAATCCCGGCAAGCAGAAGCGTGAGCCGGAGCCGGCAGAGGGCGTCCAGTGA
- a CDS encoding flagellar FlbD family protein — protein MIIVTRLDRTRFAVNPDLIERIQASPDTTLHMVDDRVYVVVEDLDVVIDLIVAYRARVLGAAHALTSQTGA, from the coding sequence ATGATCATCGTCACCCGCCTCGACCGCACCCGGTTCGCGGTGAACCCCGACCTGATCGAGCGTATCCAGGCGTCACCGGACACGACGCTGCACATGGTCGACGATCGCGTGTACGTGGTCGTGGAGGACCTGGACGTCGTGATCGACCTGATCGTCGCCTACCGTGCGCGCGTCCTCGGTGCGGCCCACGCTCTGACCTCGCAGACGGGGGCGTGA
- a CDS encoding pyridoxamine 5'-phosphate oxidase family protein: protein MTAGSESRPGTTDVEASVGVENLPTEECWRHIGAESFGRLAITGRDGAPDIFPLNYTVYDGSIYFRSAPGSKLAAIILHPVVALEIDGEESGFQWSVVVHGGLRRLDSDREIHDSGVKFLASQSPTAKYNYVCIEPTSVSGRRFIDRSDGSTETRASAIAKHPVGAQEPTRPVDDTVMRNHRESREAVRRLPITHFPPFR from the coding sequence ATGACTGCTGGATCCGAATCACGCCCGGGCACGACTGATGTCGAGGCATCCGTCGGTGTCGAGAATCTGCCGACGGAGGAGTGCTGGCGCCACATCGGGGCCGAGTCCTTCGGACGCCTCGCCATCACCGGACGAGACGGCGCCCCGGACATCTTCCCCCTGAACTACACCGTCTATGACGGATCGATCTACTTCCGATCTGCGCCGGGTTCGAAGCTCGCAGCGATCATCCTTCATCCGGTGGTCGCCTTGGAGATCGACGGCGAGGAATCGGGGTTCCAGTGGAGCGTGGTCGTCCATGGTGGGTTGCGGCGCCTCGACAGTGACCGGGAGATCCACGATTCGGGTGTCAAGTTCTTGGCGTCCCAGAGCCCGACGGCGAAGTACAACTACGTCTGCATCGAGCCCACCTCAGTCTCGGGACGCCGGTTCATCGACAGGTCCGACGGCAGTACCGAAACGCGTGCGAGCGCGATCGCGAAGCACCCGGTCGGCGCCCAGGAGCCGACGAGACCCGTCGATGACACGGTGATGCGAAACCACCGTGAGTCTCGCGAGGCTGTCCGCCGTCTGCCGATCACGCACTTCCCTCCGTTCCGCTGA